A part of Larkinella insperata genomic DNA contains:
- a CDS encoding pyruvate dehydrogenase complex E1 component subunit beta has translation MREIQFREALREAMSEEMRRDERVFLMGEEVAEYNGAYKVSQGMLDEFGPQRVIDTPIAELGFAGIGAGAAMNGLRPIIEFMTFNFSLVAIDQIINGSAKIMSMSGGQYSNPIVFRGPTGNAGMLSSQHSQNFENWYANTSGLKVVVPSNPYDAKGLLKSAIRDDDPVIFMESELMYGDKGQVPEEEYLIPIGKADIKREGNDVTIVSFGKFMKVALQAAEELAKNGVSAEVIDLRSVRPIDYDTVVNSVKKTNRCVVVEEAWPLAAISSELAYTIQRRAFDFLDAPVIRVNSLDLPLPYAPTLIEVILPNVKRTLEAVDAVMYKK, from the coding sequence ATGAGAGAAATACAATTCCGCGAAGCCCTACGCGAAGCCATGTCGGAAGAAATGCGCCGGGATGAAAGGGTCTTCCTGATGGGCGAAGAGGTAGCCGAATACAACGGAGCGTATAAAGTTAGCCAGGGTATGCTCGATGAATTTGGTCCTCAGCGGGTCATCGATACGCCCATTGCCGAGTTGGGTTTTGCCGGTATTGGTGCCGGTGCGGCCATGAACGGCTTGCGGCCCATTATTGAGTTCATGACGTTCAACTTTTCACTGGTTGCCATCGACCAGATTATCAACGGCTCGGCCAAAATCATGTCGATGTCGGGCGGTCAATATTCCAACCCGATCGTGTTCCGCGGACCGACCGGAAACGCCGGGATGCTGTCGTCGCAACACTCACAAAACTTCGAAAACTGGTACGCCAACACCTCCGGTCTGAAAGTGGTGGTGCCGTCGAACCCGTACGACGCCAAAGGGCTGCTGAAGTCGGCCATCCGCGACGATGATCCGGTTATTTTCATGGAATCGGAGCTGATGTACGGTGATAAAGGCCAGGTTCCGGAAGAAGAATACCTGATTCCGATTGGCAAAGCCGACATCAAACGCGAAGGCAATGACGTGACGATTGTTTCCTTCGGCAAGTTCATGAAAGTGGCCCTGCAAGCCGCCGAAGAACTGGCTAAAAACGGCGTTTCGGCGGAAGTGATTGACCTGCGTTCGGTCCGGCCGATTGACTACGATACCGTCGTTAATTCGGTCAAGAAAACCAACCGCTGCGTTGTGGTGGAAGAAGCCTGGCCGCTGGCCGCTATTTCGTCCGAACTGGCGTACACCATTCAGCGCAGAGCCTTCGATTTTCTGGATGCGCCGGTCATTCGGGTCAACAGCCTGGACCTGCCGCTGCCGTACGCTCCCACGCTGATCGAGGTGATTCTGCCCAACGTAAAGCGCACGCTGGAAGCCGTTGATGCCGTGATGTACAAAAAATAA
- the gatC gene encoding Asp-tRNA(Asn)/Glu-tRNA(Gln) amidotransferase subunit GatC, giving the protein MKVDHETLHKIAHLARLDVRPEEEQPLVESLNDVLTWMEQLNEIDTTGVEPLTHISSELNVLREDVVAHQLPREQALENAPDKTDQYFQVPKVIE; this is encoded by the coding sequence ATGAAAGTTGATCACGAAACCTTACACAAAATTGCGCACCTGGCCCGGCTTGACGTGCGGCCCGAGGAAGAACAGCCTTTAGTCGAAAGTCTGAATGACGTGCTGACCTGGATGGAGCAGCTCAACGAAATTGATACCACCGGCGTCGAGCCGTTGACGCACATTTCAAGCGAACTGAATGTTCTGCGCGAAGACGTCGTTGCGCACCAGCTTCCGCGCGAGCAGGCACTTGAAAACGCACCCGACAAGACGGATCAATACTTTCAGGTGCCGAAAGTGATCGAATAA
- a CDS encoding OmpA family protein has protein sequence MKISTSYSLLVALGLAVGLAGCNSAMQMYKKGVRQFEQGEYNLAIESLQKAADGKGVEDAARLNYLLAESYRLSNRFPQAAPFYQKAIESGTTEANAKMHYAYALKAQGRYLEALAQLDQYVSSKPASKVNLEKARREAETLRAIEVISQKKIAFQPKNIGNLNSPGSEYAPVIRGEELIFTSSRKEKVYKNNGLPMSGIYKIKLGQKPDETGNNPEKFSSNIFKEDVNEGTPAFSKDGKTMVFARGNNGKRKGGLDVDLYISRLTDNTWSEPTRLPISDSTAWDGSPAFSADGKTLYFASNRAGSVGGIDLYRTNMDASGRFSRPVNMGRDINTPGDDMFPYVAEDGKLYFASDGHPGLGKLDLFVATRSQGVISVENLGVPINSPADDFGLVLINNHKGYFASNREGGKGDDDIYYFDDSEGTTENPPIATNPPAEAPKRVRYFLAGTVSENASPQAPLDSATVRIIEDGVETPIAQTLTSKPGTFGKYPLKEGKDYTILVERPGYLTKREQFTMQGRSIPPIFLKKAETDTTFEVPVLLDKVTLGKTFVLENIYYDLDKYNIRPDAAEELDKLVTILKDNPTLKIELSSHTDVRAADAYNIRLSQNRAKAAVDYIVSKGVDAERMIAKGYGETQLIVKNAKTEDEHQRNRRTEFKILSF, from the coding sequence ATGAAAATCAGTACCTCCTATTCGCTGCTGGTGGCGCTGGGGCTGGCCGTCGGGCTGGCTGGATGCAACTCCGCCATGCAGATGTATAAAAAAGGCGTTCGACAGTTCGAACAGGGCGAATACAACCTGGCCATTGAAAGTTTACAGAAAGCCGCTGACGGGAAAGGTGTGGAGGATGCAGCCCGGCTGAACTACCTGCTGGCCGAATCGTACCGCCTGTCGAACCGTTTTCCGCAGGCGGCACCGTTCTACCAGAAAGCCATTGAATCCGGTACGACGGAAGCCAACGCCAAAATGCATTACGCCTACGCCCTGAAGGCGCAGGGCCGCTACCTGGAAGCGCTCGCTCAGCTCGACCAGTACGTATCTTCAAAACCGGCCAGCAAAGTAAACCTCGAAAAAGCCCGGCGCGAAGCCGAAACCCTGCGGGCTATCGAGGTAATCAGTCAGAAGAAAATTGCTTTTCAACCCAAAAACATCGGAAACCTTAACTCTCCGGGTTCGGAATATGCGCCGGTGATTCGGGGGGAGGAGTTGATTTTTACGTCGTCGCGGAAGGAAAAGGTTTACAAGAATAACGGCCTGCCCATGTCCGGTATTTACAAAATCAAGCTGGGCCAAAAACCCGACGAGACCGGCAATAACCCGGAGAAGTTTAGTTCAAACATTTTTAAGGAAGACGTCAACGAAGGCACGCCCGCCTTTTCGAAAGATGGCAAAACCATGGTGTTTGCGCGGGGGAATAACGGCAAACGCAAAGGCGGGCTGGATGTTGATCTGTACATCAGCCGCTTAACGGACAATACCTGGAGCGAGCCTACCCGACTGCCCATCAGCGACTCGACGGCCTGGGACGGCAGTCCGGCGTTCTCGGCCGACGGCAAAACGCTGTACTTTGCCTCCAACCGCGCGGGCTCCGTGGGCGGCATCGACCTCTACCGCACCAACATGGACGCATCGGGCCGGTTCAGTCGCCCCGTCAACATGGGCCGCGACATCAACACGCCCGGTGACGATATGTTCCCGTACGTGGCCGAAGACGGCAAACTGTATTTTGCCTCCGACGGGCACCCGGGGCTGGGCAAGCTTGATCTTTTCGTAGCTACCCGGTCGCAGGGCGTCATTTCCGTTGAAAACCTGGGCGTGCCAATCAATTCACCGGCGGACGATTTCGGGCTGGTTTTGATCAATAACCACAAAGGCTATTTTGCCTCAAACCGTGAAGGCGGCAAAGGCGACGACGATATTTATTACTTCGACGACTCGGAAGGCACCACCGAAAATCCGCCCATCGCGACCAACCCGCCAGCCGAAGCGCCGAAACGGGTACGGTATTTCCTTGCCGGTACGGTTTCGGAAAATGCTTCGCCCCAGGCCCCGCTGGATTCGGCCACGGTTCGGATTATCGAAGACGGGGTTGAGACGCCCATTGCCCAGACCTTGACGAGCAAGCCCGGCACGTTCGGGAAGTATCCGTTGAAAGAAGGAAAGGACTACACCATTCTGGTTGAGCGGCCGGGCTACCTGACCAAACGGGAACAGTTCACGATGCAGGGCCGGAGCATTCCGCCGATTTTTCTGAAAAAAGCCGAAACCGACACGACGTTTGAAGTACCGGTTCTGCTCGACAAAGTAACGCTGGGCAAAACGTTCGTACTGGAGAACATCTACTACGATTTGGATAAATACAACATCCGGCCCGATGCCGCCGAGGAGCTGGATAAGCTGGTTACGATTCTGAAGGACAACCCAACGCTCAAAATTGAGCTGAGTTCGCACACGGACGTTCGTGCCGCTGACGCTTATAACATACGCCTGTCGCAGAACCGGGCGAAGGCGGCCGTTGATTACATTGTATCGAAAGGAGTCGACGCCGAACGAATGATTGCGAAAGGCTACGGGGAAACGCAGCTCATCGTCAAAAACGCAAAAACCGAAGACGAACACCAGCGCAACCGCCGGACGGAATTCAAAATCCTGAGTTTTTAA
- a CDS encoding SusD/RagB family nutrient-binding outer membrane lipoprotein — MRKSLIYIPLVALFLGSSSCEKGFDGLNVNPTAATALNPLFTFNNAMINTTFPGQTLVFETAIVQQIFTPNSGIVAGANYNIDNRGPTGANTGIWQRYYRDVVRYLVDVIDKTKADANRTNLYNMARIWKAYASMVLTDSYGDIPYSQAGLGFLGANVTPKYDTQESIYNDILKELTEATAALDATKPTEAGDIMYGGNIEKWKKLGNSLLLRAGMRLVKVNPTLAQSTAAKAFAGGVMTANTDNALIRNNPNYQNPVGGTLNSTEAANFYLTRSFVDYLRTNEDPRLASIAARYVGAKSGAEQTAARLNRDPSVQIGMPLGFDNGTIPAQATADKLASFYDYSQVDRTRLARLDAPTFMVTTAQTQLLLAEAAQRGWITGSAADFYAAGITAHMQQLGDADANSAVPAAAITAYLQKHPYVAANGLEQINTQYWVASFLNGPEAFANFRRSDFPKLTPNPYPGKEIKGEFINRISYPDSELSVNAANLREATSRQGPDNLDTRVWWDKP; from the coding sequence ATGAGAAAATCACTTATTTATATACCGTTAGTTGCCTTGTTTCTGGGGTCTAGTTCGTGCGAAAAAGGGTTCGACGGGCTGAACGTCAACCCCACCGCAGCGACCGCGCTAAATCCGTTGTTTACCTTCAACAACGCGATGATTAACACTACGTTTCCCGGGCAGACGCTGGTTTTTGAAACCGCCATTGTGCAACAGATATTTACACCTAACTCAGGAATCGTTGCCGGAGCTAACTACAACATCGATAACCGGGGGCCCACGGGGGCCAATACGGGCATCTGGCAACGGTATTACCGGGATGTCGTGCGTTACCTGGTGGATGTAATTGACAAAACCAAAGCCGATGCCAACCGGACCAATCTCTACAACATGGCCCGAATCTGGAAGGCCTACGCGTCGATGGTGCTGACGGACAGTTATGGCGATATTCCTTATTCGCAGGCTGGGCTAGGTTTTCTGGGGGCCAACGTAACCCCCAAGTACGATACGCAGGAAAGTATCTACAACGATATCCTGAAGGAATTAACGGAAGCAACGGCGGCCCTGGATGCCACCAAGCCCACCGAGGCCGGGGATATTATGTACGGCGGAAACATCGAGAAGTGGAAAAAATTGGGAAATTCCCTTTTGTTGCGGGCTGGTATGCGGCTGGTCAAAGTAAACCCGACGCTGGCGCAATCAACCGCGGCCAAAGCCTTTGCCGGCGGAGTCATGACGGCCAATACCGACAACGCCCTGATTCGCAACAACCCCAACTACCAGAACCCGGTGGGCGGAACGCTCAATTCAACGGAAGCCGCTAACTTCTACCTCACACGTAGTTTTGTGGATTACCTCCGCACCAACGAAGACCCCCGGCTGGCTTCCATTGCCGCGCGGTACGTAGGAGCCAAAAGTGGGGCAGAACAGACAGCCGCCCGTCTGAACCGCGATCCGTCGGTGCAGATCGGAATGCCGCTCGGCTTCGACAACGGGACCATTCCGGCGCAGGCTACGGCGGATAAACTGGCGAGTTTCTACGATTATTCGCAGGTGGACCGCACCCGGCTGGCCCGGCTCGATGCGCCAACGTTTATGGTGACAACGGCTCAAACGCAGCTCCTGCTGGCGGAAGCGGCTCAGCGGGGCTGGATTACCGGCAGCGCGGCTGATTTTTACGCAGCAGGCATCACGGCCCACATGCAGCAACTGGGCGATGCCGACGCCAATTCGGCGGTTCCGGCGGCTGCCATTACGGCGTACCTCCAGAAACATCCGTACGTGGCGGCTAACGGCCTGGAGCAAATCAACACGCAGTATTGGGTAGCTTCGTTTCTCAACGGCCCGGAAGCCTTTGCCAACTTCCGGCGGAGTGATTTCCCGAAACTGACGCCCAACCCGTATCCCGGCAAGGAAATCAAGGGTGAGTTTATCAACCGCATTTCGTATCCGGATTCCGAACTGTCGGTGAATGCGGCCAATTTGAGGGAAGCGACGTCGCGGCAGGGCCCGGACAATCTGGACACCCGCGTCTGGTGGGATAAGCCGTAG
- a CDS encoding tryptophan-rich sensory protein, which yields MKSDKTRQFLVVFIVISTIIMNYLSNALPFGGQTNAQVSNKHFTDFTPAGFAFSIWGVIYLGLLGFAVYQALPSQRTNPRFRAIGPLVLLNGLFNSLWLPIFQNEWLFVSVLFIAGLLYTLYGINLGLRLNVGQIPAAEKWLARVPFGLYFGWVTVATIANVCVWLQSSGWNGWGISGPVWAQIMIVVGLVIGLYVFSRIRSFSYLTVFVWAYSAIAAGQQGNGSVSFVAVFGAIVAAAVLLFSFFQRPKSPSHPTPTFS from the coding sequence ATGAAAAGCGATAAAACCCGACAATTTTTGGTTGTTTTCATCGTCATCTCAACCATCATTATGAACTACCTGTCGAACGCACTGCCGTTCGGTGGGCAGACGAACGCGCAGGTATCGAATAAACACTTTACCGACTTCACACCAGCCGGTTTTGCTTTTTCTATTTGGGGCGTCATCTATCTTGGCTTGCTGGGCTTCGCGGTTTATCAGGCGCTGCCTTCGCAGCGAACCAATCCGCGATTCCGTGCCATTGGTCCGTTGGTGCTTCTAAACGGTTTATTCAACAGCTTGTGGTTACCAATTTTTCAGAATGAGTGGCTTTTTGTTTCCGTTCTATTCATTGCCGGTCTTCTGTATACCCTGTATGGCATTAACCTTGGTCTTCGTCTGAACGTAGGACAAATCCCGGCGGCCGAAAAATGGCTGGCCCGCGTTCCGTTCGGACTTTATTTCGGCTGGGTTACCGTTGCCACCATTGCTAACGTGTGCGTATGGCTGCAATCCAGTGGCTGGAATGGCTGGGGAATCAGCGGTCCGGTTTGGGCTCAGATCATGATTGTCGTTGGTCTGGTCATCGGTCTTTACGTCTTCAGTAGAATCCGCAGTTTTTCTTACCTGACGGTGTTTGTCTGGGCATATTCCGCCATTGCGGCCGGTCAGCAGGGCAACGGCTCGGTATCATTCGTAGCGGTTTTTGGGGCCATCGTTGCCGCGGCCGTGCTGCTTTTCAGTTTTTTCCAACGGCCGAAGTCGCCTTCCCACCCAACCCCTACCTTCAGCTAA
- a CDS encoding lysophospholipid acyltransferase family protein: protein MIYTIWCGFWFLALFAVLFPFMFIFLQREEWKPYAHKMNYVWGRLFFWVIGMPVRVEYRFRPDPGQTYVFCSNHFSYLDIAVMGVIIRNYYAFVGKSAIKRAPFFGYMFAKLHIQVDRSQANSRAYSLSKGIRTLKSGRSIMIFPEGGIKAKHPPKMFHPFKDGAFTMAIQQQVPIVPIALLNNHEIFPDKKKLRMHWQPIRAVVHPPIETKGLTQADIERLKEETYRVIDESLMNQSARVVVN from the coding sequence ATGATATACACAATCTGGTGCGGTTTCTGGTTTCTGGCGCTGTTTGCCGTGCTGTTTCCCTTTATGTTCATTTTTCTGCAACGGGAAGAATGGAAGCCGTACGCGCATAAAATGAATTACGTCTGGGGGCGGTTATTCTTCTGGGTCATCGGCATGCCGGTTCGGGTTGAATACCGCTTCCGGCCCGACCCGGGGCAGACGTACGTTTTTTGCTCCAACCACTTTTCGTACCTCGACATTGCCGTGATGGGCGTTATCATCCGGAACTATTACGCCTTTGTCGGCAAAAGCGCGATCAAACGTGCGCCGTTTTTTGGGTACATGTTTGCCAAACTGCACATTCAGGTGGACCGGAGTCAGGCCAACAGCCGGGCCTATTCCTTGTCGAAGGGCATCCGGACGCTGAAAAGTGGCCGCAGCATTATGATTTTTCCGGAAGGGGGCATCAAGGCCAAACACCCGCCCAAAATGTTCCATCCGTTCAAGGATGGTGCTTTTACGATGGCCATTCAGCAGCAGGTACCGATTGTTCCGATTGCGTTGCTGAACAATCACGAGATTTTTCCGGATAAGAAAAAGCTCCGGATGCACTGGCAACCGATTCGGGCGGTCGTTCATCCGCCCATTGAGACGAAAGGGCTGACTCAAGCGGATATCGAGCGGTTAAAAGAAGAAACGTACCGGGTGATCGACGAATCGCTGATGAATCAGTCGGCCCGGGTGGTAGTGAATTAA
- the folK gene encoding 2-amino-4-hydroxy-6-hydroxymethyldihydropteridine diphosphokinase, with amino-acid sequence MTTYTVFLLLGANLGDRVATLQQAQEQIRVDVGPVLQQSSLYETAAWGVTDQPAFLNQVLKVLSVFPPEEILEKTQAIENRLGRVRREKWGSRVIDIDLLYVDDRVQQRDTLTIPHPFLHERRFTLVPLAEIAPDFVHPVFQKTNEQLLAECQDTGEVKKWTP; translated from the coding sequence ATGACCACCTATACGGTTTTTCTTCTGTTAGGCGCTAACCTGGGCGACCGGGTTGCCACCTTACAGCAAGCGCAGGAGCAGATTCGTGTTGACGTAGGGCCGGTTTTGCAGCAATCGTCGCTGTATGAAACCGCAGCCTGGGGCGTCACCGACCAGCCCGCTTTTTTAAATCAGGTTCTGAAGGTTTTGAGCGTTTTTCCGCCCGAAGAAATCCTGGAGAAAACGCAGGCCATCGAAAATCGTCTGGGCCGGGTCCGACGCGAGAAATGGGGCAGCCGCGTCATTGATATTGATTTGCTGTACGTCGATGATAGGGTGCAGCAGCGCGATACGCTAACCATTCCGCACCCTTTCCTGCACGAGCGACGCTTTACGCTGGTGCCGCTGGCGGAAATTGCACCGGACTTTGTTCACCCGGTATTCCAGAAAACAAATGAGCAATTGCTGGCGGAATGCCAGGATACGGGCGAGGTAAAAAAGTGGACGCCGTAG
- the purH gene encoding bifunctional phosphoribosylaminoimidazolecarboxamide formyltransferase/IMP cyclohydrolase gives MSKTIQSALISVYYKDGLEPLVRLLHQNGVLLYSTGGTQTFIEQLGIPVTAVEDITGYPSIFGGRVKTLHPVVFGGILYRRNLAEDVAQASRHDINPIDLVIVDLYPFEETVASGASDEDIIEKIDIGGISLIRAAAKNYEDVLIVSSRDQYADVVNLLTEKAGATDLEDRRRFAKEAFAMSSGYDRAIHNYFAGSTANGSDFRQLPAQSLRYGENPHQQATFYGDLNALFDQLNGKELSYNNLVDVDACVSLIDEFTDTTFAIIKHTNACGVATAPTAKEAYLNALACDPVSAFGGVIITNAKVDLETAEELNKLFMEILIAPDFDQEALTLLGSKKNRILLKRKPVEFSPKMFKTLLNGVLEQDKDNQTETASQFTTVTEKAPSDSEQRALEFALKICKHTKSNTIVLANDGQLLASGVGQTSRVDALKQAIEKARVFGFDLKGAVMASDAFFPFSDCVEIAGEAGITAVVQPGGSIRDKDSIDACNQRGMAMVTTGVRHFKH, from the coding sequence ATGTCGAAGACCATTCAATCAGCACTCATTTCGGTTTATTACAAAGACGGTCTGGAGCCGCTGGTCCGGCTGCTGCACCAAAACGGCGTTCTGTTGTACTCAACGGGAGGAACCCAGACGTTCATCGAGCAACTGGGCATTCCGGTAACGGCGGTGGAAGACATCACCGGGTATCCGTCCATATTCGGCGGACGCGTCAAAACCCTGCACCCCGTCGTTTTCGGCGGAATCCTTTACCGCCGGAATCTGGCCGAGGATGTTGCCCAGGCCAGCCGTCACGATATCAACCCGATTGATCTGGTGATTGTTGATCTGTACCCCTTTGAAGAAACCGTTGCGTCGGGGGCTTCGGACGAAGACATTATCGAGAAAATCGACATTGGCGGTATCTCCCTCATCCGGGCCGCTGCCAAGAACTACGAAGATGTCCTGATCGTGTCCTCGCGCGATCAATACGCTGATGTGGTAAACCTGCTGACGGAAAAAGCAGGCGCTACGGACTTGGAAGACCGTCGCCGGTTTGCGAAAGAAGCGTTTGCCATGTCGTCGGGCTACGACCGGGCCATCCACAACTATTTTGCCGGCTCAACTGCCAATGGCAGTGATTTCCGCCAGCTTCCGGCTCAGTCGCTGCGGTACGGCGAAAACCCGCACCAGCAGGCCACTTTCTACGGGGATCTGAACGCCCTGTTCGACCAGTTGAACGGGAAGGAGTTGTCGTACAACAACTTGGTTGACGTGGATGCCTGTGTGAGCCTGATCGACGAATTTACGGATACGACATTTGCCATCATCAAGCACACGAATGCGTGCGGGGTGGCAACGGCTCCAACGGCCAAAGAAGCGTATCTGAACGCGCTGGCCTGCGATCCGGTGTCGGCGTTTGGCGGGGTGATTATTACCAACGCGAAAGTTGACCTGGAAACGGCGGAAGAACTAAACAAGCTGTTCATGGAAATCCTGATTGCGCCGGATTTTGACCAGGAAGCCCTGACGTTGCTGGGTTCGAAGAAAAACCGTATCCTGCTGAAACGCAAACCGGTAGAATTCAGCCCGAAGATGTTCAAGACGCTGTTAAACGGGGTGCTGGAACAGGATAAAGACAACCAGACCGAAACCGCTAGCCAGTTTACAACGGTAACGGAAAAAGCTCCTTCCGACAGTGAACAACGAGCGCTCGAATTTGCGCTGAAAATCTGTAAACACACCAAATCAAACACCATTGTGCTGGCCAACGACGGACAGTTGCTGGCCAGTGGCGTAGGCCAAACCAGCCGGGTCGATGCGTTGAAGCAGGCGATCGAAAAAGCCCGGGTGTTTGGGTTTGATTTGAAAGGCGCGGTCATGGCGTCCGATGCGTTCTTCCCGTTCTCCGACTGCGTTGAAATTGCCGGAGAAGCTGGTATTACGGCGGTGGTGCAGCCGGGCGGTTCCATCCGCGACAAAGACAGCATCGATGCTTGTAACCAGCGTGGTATGGCTATGGTGACCACGGGCGTTCGCCATTTCAAGCATTAA